In Bacillus toyonensis BCT-7112, a single window of DNA contains:
- a CDS encoding DHHW family protein, translating to MKNLTNRILITGFLAIIFGMCIWTAKIIYWDKKSFSDFENRELALDPVLTMDTIKSGKYFKDTELHFTDHIAARDKFIETYTKLQLKFNRTFVNNNFVADDGFILSAPTNIDMRDQIKQSVSELDNLRNQFTKTEFYFLLAPSKLTTFSYKYPPYVDRGYDQKHRDYFVQELQKINFPFIDVLPAIQKEFTHEQLEELYFKTDHHWNMKGAFYAYEQTMNYIANHSKVFTGTVVNRDDYKTTIEEPNGQFIGSWNRQLYKLIKTPETIPYVQLKENPNVWDNYTVYLGPKSEETSKIPMKEFFAVNKKKLSPDYASVYQTDYSQINILNPNAKSKLHAVIIKDSYADATYPLFAQEFEQTTFIDPRFGASKNIKQDLEKLNADIVLFLYNDTSTSKQMYQFENKE from the coding sequence ATGAAAAATTTAACTAATCGTATATTAATCACTGGATTTCTCGCTATTATTTTCGGGATGTGTATATGGACAGCCAAAATAATATATTGGGATAAAAAAAGTTTTTCTGATTTTGAAAACAGAGAATTAGCTTTAGATCCAGTCCTAACTATGGATACTATAAAATCCGGAAAATATTTCAAAGATACTGAATTACACTTTACAGATCATATTGCCGCACGAGATAAATTTATTGAAACTTACACAAAGTTGCAATTAAAATTCAATCGCACTTTTGTAAATAATAATTTCGTCGCAGATGACGGTTTCATTTTGTCTGCACCTACAAATATTGATATGCGTGATCAAATAAAGCAATCTGTAAGTGAACTAGACAACTTAAGAAATCAATTTACAAAAACAGAATTTTATTTCCTGTTAGCTCCAAGTAAACTAACGACATTTTCGTATAAGTACCCACCATATGTAGATCGTGGGTATGATCAAAAACATCGTGATTATTTTGTACAAGAATTACAGAAAATAAATTTTCCATTTATTGATGTTCTACCTGCTATTCAAAAAGAATTTACTCACGAACAATTAGAAGAACTATACTTTAAAACGGATCACCATTGGAATATGAAAGGTGCGTTTTATGCATACGAACAAACAATGAATTACATTGCTAATCACTCTAAAGTATTTACAGGAACTGTTGTTAATCGAGATGATTATAAAACCACTATAGAAGAACCTAATGGGCAATTTATCGGTAGTTGGAATAGACAATTATACAAATTAATAAAAACACCTGAAACAATTCCATATGTACAATTAAAAGAAAACCCAAATGTGTGGGATAATTATACTGTCTATCTCGGTCCAAAATCAGAAGAAACAAGTAAAATACCGATGAAAGAATTCTTTGCAGTGAACAAAAAGAAGCTTTCACCAGACTATGCATCGGTTTATCAAACAGACTATTCACAGATTAACATCTTAAATCCAAATGCAAAAAGTAAATTGCATGCTGTCATTATTAAAGATTCTTATGCAGATGCAACTTATCCTTTATTCGCACAAGAATTCGAACAAACAACTTTTATTGATCCACGATTTGGGGCAAGTAAAAATATTAAACAAGATCTTGAAAAACTAAATGCTGATATCGTCTTATTTCTTTATAATGACACTAGTACAAGTAAACAAATGTATCAATTTGAAAATAAAGAATAA
- the lpdA gene encoding dihydrolipoyl dehydrogenase, translated as MVVGDFPIELDTVVVGAGPGGYVAAIRAAQLGQKVAIIEKANLGGVCLNVGCIPSKALINAGHRYENAMHSDDMGITAENVKVDFTKVQEWKNGVVKKLTGGVEGLLKGNKVEIIRGEAYFVDANTLRVMTEDAAQTYTFKNAVLATGSTPIEIPGFKYSKRVINSTGALSLPEIPKKLVVIGGGYIGMELGTAYANFGTEVTVVEAGDEILAGFEKAMSSVVKRALQKKGNVNIHTKAMAKGVEETETGVKVSFEVKGEIQTVEADYVLVTVGRRPNTQEIGLEQVGVKMTDRGIIEIDEQCRTNVPNIYAIGDIVPGPPLAHKASYEGKVAVEAISGHASAIDYIGIPAVCFTDPELASVGYTKKQAEEAGMTVTVSKFPFAANGRALSLNSTDGFLQLVTRKEDGLLVGAQVAGAGASDIISEIGLAIEAGMTAEDIAQTIHAHPTLGEITMEAAEVALGMPIHIVK; from the coding sequence ATGGTAGTAGGAGATTTCCCAATTGAATTAGATACAGTCGTTGTTGGTGCAGGTCCTGGTGGATACGTTGCGGCAATTCGTGCAGCACAATTAGGTCAAAAGGTAGCAATCATTGAAAAAGCTAACCTTGGTGGCGTATGCTTAAACGTTGGATGTATTCCTTCAAAAGCGTTAATCAATGCAGGTCATCGTTATGAGAATGCAATGCATTCTGATGACATGGGTATCACTGCAGAGAACGTAAAAGTTGACTTTACAAAAGTTCAAGAATGGAAAAACGGCGTAGTTAAGAAATTAACTGGCGGTGTTGAAGGCCTTCTTAAAGGTAATAAAGTTGAAATCATTCGCGGTGAAGCTTACTTCGTAGATGCTAACACATTACGCGTAATGACTGAAGATGCAGCTCAAACGTATACGTTTAAAAATGCTGTTCTTGCAACTGGTTCTACACCAATCGAAATTCCTGGATTCAAATACTCTAAACGTGTTATCAACTCTACAGGTGCTTTAAGCTTACCTGAAATTCCTAAAAAACTTGTTGTAATCGGCGGCGGTTACATCGGTATGGAATTAGGTACTGCATATGCTAACTTCGGTACAGAAGTTACTGTAGTAGAAGCTGGCGACGAAATCTTAGCTGGTTTTGAAAAAGCAATGAGCTCTGTTGTTAAACGTGCTCTTCAAAAGAAAGGTAACGTAAATATCCATACAAAAGCTATGGCTAAAGGCGTTGAAGAAACAGAAACTGGCGTAAAAGTTAGCTTCGAAGTTAAAGGTGAAATCCAAACTGTAGAAGCAGATTACGTATTAGTAACTGTAGGTCGTCGTCCAAACACTCAAGAAATCGGTCTTGAGCAAGTTGGAGTTAAAATGACTGACCGCGGTATCATCGAAATCGATGAGCAATGCCGTACAAACGTACCAAACATCTATGCAATCGGTGATATCGTTCCTGGACCACCATTAGCTCACAAAGCTTCTTACGAAGGTAAAGTAGCTGTTGAAGCAATTAGTGGCCATGCATCAGCTATCGATTACATCGGAATTCCTGCAGTATGCTTCACTGATCCAGAATTAGCATCTGTTGGTTACACTAAGAAACAAGCTGAAGAAGCAGGAATGACTGTAACTGTATCTAAGTTCCCATTCGCTGCAAACGGTCGTGCGTTATCATTAAACAGCACTGACGGTTTCCTACAACTTGTAACACGTAAAGAAGATGGTCTTCTTGTAGGTGCTCAAGTTGCAGGCGCAGGTGCTTCTGATATTATCTCTGAGATTGGTTTAGCTATCGAAGCTGGAATGACAGCTGAAGATATCGCTCAAACAATCCACGCTCACCCAACATTAGGTGAAATCACAATGGAAGCAGCTGAAGTTGCTCTTGGAATGCCAATTCACATTGTAAAATAA
- the pdhC gene encoding pyruvate dehydrogenase complex dihydrolipoyllysine-residue acetyltransferase yields MAFEFKLPDIGEGIHEGEIVKWFIKPGDEVNEDDVLLEVQNDKAVVEIPSPVKGKVLEVLVEEGTVAIVGDTLIKFDAPGYENLKFKGDDHDEAPKAEEAAVEAPAAEATPAATAEVVNERVIAMPSVRKYAREKGVDIHKVAGSGKNGRVVKADIDAFANGGQTVAATEAPAAVEATPAAAKEEAPKAQPIPAGEYPETREKMSGIRKAIAKAMVNSKHTAPHVTLMDEVDVTELVAHRKKFKAVAADKGIKLTYLPYVVKALTSALREYPMLNTSLDDASQEVVHKHYFNIGIAADTDKGLLVPVVKDTDRKSIFTISNEINDLAGKAREGRLAPTEMKGASCTITNIGSAGGQWFTPVINHPEVAILGIGRIAEKPVVKNGEIVAAPVLALSLSFDHRLIDGATAQKALNQIKRLLNDPQLLVMEA; encoded by the coding sequence GTGGCATTTGAATTTAAACTACCAGATATCGGTGAAGGTATCCACGAAGGTGAAATCGTAAAATGGTTTATTAAACCAGGCGATGAAGTAAATGAAGACGATGTACTTCTTGAAGTACAAAATGATAAAGCAGTAGTAGAAATCCCTTCTCCTGTTAAAGGTAAAGTACTTGAAGTACTTGTAGAAGAAGGAACAGTTGCAATTGTAGGAGATACATTAATTAAATTTGATGCTCCTGGATACGAAAACCTTAAATTTAAAGGTGACGATCATGATGAAGCTCCAAAAGCTGAAGAAGCAGCAGTAGAAGCTCCAGCAGCGGAAGCTACTCCAGCAGCAACTGCAGAAGTAGTAAATGAGCGCGTTATCGCTATGCCATCTGTTCGTAAATATGCTCGTGAAAAAGGTGTAGATATTCATAAAGTAGCTGGATCTGGTAAGAACGGTCGCGTTGTGAAAGCTGACATCGATGCATTTGCAAATGGTGGACAAACTGTAGCAGCAACTGAGGCTCCAGCAGCAGTAGAAGCTACTCCAGCAGCAGCGAAAGAAGAAGCACCAAAAGCACAACCAATCCCAGCTGGTGAATATCCAGAAACTCGTGAGAAAATGAGTGGTATCCGTAAAGCGATTGCGAAAGCAATGGTTAACTCTAAGCATACAGCTCCTCACGTAACATTAATGGATGAAGTTGATGTAACTGAGCTTGTTGCTCACCGTAAGAAGTTCAAAGCTGTTGCAGCTGACAAAGGTATTAAATTAACTTACCTTCCGTACGTTGTTAAAGCTTTAACATCTGCATTACGTGAATACCCAATGTTAAACACTTCTTTAGACGATGCATCTCAAGAAGTAGTTCACAAACATTACTTCAACATCGGTATCGCAGCTGATACAGACAAAGGTCTATTAGTACCAGTTGTTAAAGATACAGATCGCAAGTCTATCTTCACTATTTCTAACGAGATCAATGATCTTGCTGGTAAAGCACGTGAAGGTCGTTTAGCTCCAACTGAAATGAAAGGTGCTTCTTGCACAATTACAAACATTGGTTCTGCAGGTGGACAATGGTTCACTCCAGTTATCAATCACCCAGAAGTAGCAATCCTTGGTATCGGCCGTATCGCTGAGAAGCCAGTTGTGAAAAATGGTGAGATCGTTGCAGCTCCAGTATTAGCATTATCTCTAAGCTTTGACCATCGTTTAATTGACGGCGCAACTGCTCAAAAAGCATTAAACCAAATTAAACGTCTATTGAATGACCCACAATTATTAGTAATGGAGGCGTAA
- the pdhB gene encoding pyruvate dehydrogenase complex E1 component subunit beta: MAQMTMIQAITDALRVEMKNDPNVLVFGEDVGVNGGVFRATEGLQAEFGEDRVMDTPLAESGIGGLAVGLALEGFRPVPEIQFFGFVYEVMDSISGQLARMRYRSGGRWTAPVTVRSPFGGGVHTPELHADSLEGLVAQQPGLKVVIPSTPYDAKGLLISAIRDNDPVIYLEHMKLYRSFRQDVPEGEYTIDLGKADIKREGTDVSVIAYGAMVHAALKAAEELEKEGMSLEVVDLRTVQPLDIETIIASVEKTGRVVVVQEAQKQAGIAANVVAEINDRAILNLEAPVVRVAAADTVFPFSQAESVWLPNHRDIVEVVNKVMNF, encoded by the coding sequence ATGGCTCAAATGACAATGATTCAAGCAATCACTGATGCTTTACGCGTTGAAATGAAAAATGACCCTAACGTACTTGTGTTTGGTGAAGACGTTGGTGTAAACGGCGGTGTATTCCGTGCTACTGAAGGTTTACAAGCTGAATTCGGTGAAGATCGTGTAATGGATACTCCACTTGCAGAGTCTGGTATTGGTGGACTTGCAGTTGGACTTGCACTTGAAGGATTCCGTCCAGTTCCAGAAATCCAATTCTTCGGTTTCGTTTATGAAGTAATGGATTCAATTTCTGGTCAATTAGCTCGTATGCGTTACCGTTCTGGCGGACGTTGGACTGCTCCAGTAACAGTTCGTTCTCCATTCGGTGGCGGTGTTCATACTCCTGAACTACATGCTGATAGCTTAGAAGGATTAGTGGCTCAACAACCTGGTCTAAAAGTTGTTATTCCATCTACTCCATACGATGCAAAAGGTCTTTTAATCTCTGCGATTCGTGACAACGATCCAGTTATCTACTTAGAGCATATGAAATTGTACCGTTCATTCCGTCAAGATGTACCAGAAGGTGAATACACAATTGATTTAGGTAAAGCTGATATCAAACGTGAAGGTACAGATGTATCTGTTATCGCTTATGGTGCTATGGTTCATGCTGCATTAAAAGCTGCTGAAGAACTTGAAAAAGAAGGTATGTCTTTAGAGGTTGTTGACTTACGTACAGTTCAACCATTAGATATCGAAACAATCATCGCTTCTGTTGAAAAAACAGGCCGCGTAGTTGTAGTTCAAGAAGCTCAAAAACAAGCTGGTATTGCAGCTAACGTTGTAGCGGAAATTAACGACCGTGCAATCTTAAACTTAGAAGCTCCAGTTGTACGTGTTGCAGCTGCTGATACAGTATTCCCATTCTCTCAAGCTGAGAGCGTATGGTTACCAAACCATAGAGATATTGTTGAAGTTGTTAACAAAGTAATGAACTTCTAA
- the pdhA gene encoding pyruvate dehydrogenase E1 component subunit alpha translates to MGTKTKKTLFNVDEQMKAIAAQFETLQILNENGEVVNEAAMPELSDDQLKELMRRMVYTRVLDQRSISLNRQGRLGFYAPTAGQEASQLASHFALEAEDFILPGYRDVPQLVWHGLPLYQAFLFSRGHFMGNQMPENVNALAPQIIIGAQIIQTAGVALGMKLRGKKSVAITYTGDGGASQGDFYEGMNFAGAFKAPAIFVVQNNRYAISTPVEKQSAAKTVAQKAVAAGIYGIQVDGMDPLAVYAATAFARERAVNGEGPTLIETLTFRYGPHTMAGDDPTRYRTKDIENEWEQKDPIVRFRKFLETKGLWSQEVEEKVIEEAKEDIKQAIAKADQAPKQKVTDLMEIMYEKMPYNLAEQYEIYKEKESK, encoded by the coding sequence ATGGGTACTAAAACAAAAAAGACCCTATTTAATGTTGATGAGCAAATGAAAGCTATCGCAGCTCAATTTGAAACATTACAAATTTTAAATGAAAACGGTGAAGTTGTGAATGAAGCAGCTATGCCTGAATTATCTGATGATCAATTAAAAGAATTAATGCGTCGTATGGTGTATACTCGCGTATTAGATCAACGTTCTATTTCTTTAAACCGTCAAGGACGTTTAGGTTTCTACGCACCTACAGCTGGACAAGAAGCTTCTCAATTAGCGAGTCATTTCGCACTTGAAGCAGAAGACTTCATCTTACCAGGATACCGTGATGTACCACAATTAGTATGGCACGGACTTCCATTATATCAAGCATTCTTATTCTCTCGTGGACACTTCATGGGTAACCAAATGCCTGAGAATGTAAATGCATTAGCTCCACAAATCATTATCGGTGCGCAAATCATCCAAACTGCTGGTGTTGCGTTAGGTATGAAACTACGTGGTAAAAAATCTGTTGCAATTACTTACACTGGTGACGGTGGTGCTTCACAAGGTGACTTCTACGAAGGTATGAACTTTGCAGGTGCATTCAAAGCTCCAGCAATCTTCGTTGTTCAAAACAACCGTTATGCAATCTCTACTCCAGTAGAAAAACAATCTGCAGCTAAAACTGTAGCACAAAAAGCAGTAGCAGCAGGTATTTACGGAATTCAAGTAGACGGTATGGATCCATTAGCTGTATACGCAGCAACTGCTTTCGCTCGTGAGCGCGCAGTAAATGGCGAAGGCCCTACTTTAATCGAGACTTTAACATTCCGTTATGGTCCACATACAATGGCTGGTGATGACCCAACTCGTTACCGTACAAAAGATATCGAAAACGAATGGGAACAAAAGGATCCAATCGTACGCTTCCGTAAGTTCTTAGAAACTAAAGGCCTATGGTCTCAAGAAGTTGAAGAGAAAGTAATTGAAGAAGCAAAAGAAGATATCAAACAAGCAATTGCTAAGGCTGACCAAGCTCCAAAACAAAAAGTTACTGATTTAATGGAAATCATGTACGAAAAAATGCCTTACAACTTAGCTGAACAATATGAAATTTACAAAGAAAAGGAGTCGAAGTAA
- a CDS encoding YjcZ family sporulation protein, whose product MYGYSYCYPTCSYPSYGYGGSCGGSGRGFALIVVLFILLIIVGAACIR is encoded by the coding sequence ATGTACGGATACTCATATTGCTATCCAACTTGTTCATATCCTTCCTACGGTTATGGCGGTTCTTGTGGCGGGTCTGGACGCGGCTTCGCCTTAATCGTTGTGTTGTTTATTCTTTTAATTATCGTTGGTGCTGCTTGCATTCGCTAA
- the def gene encoding peptide deformylase, with protein sequence MLTMKDVIREGDPILRNVAEEVSLPASEKDTTTLKEMIEFVINSQDPEMAEKYSLRPGIGLAAPQIGVSKKMIAVHVTDADGTLYSHALFNPKIISHSVERTYLQGGEGCLSVDREVPGYVPRYTRITVKATSINGEEVKLRLKGLPAIVFQHEIDHLNGVMFYDHINKENPFAAPDDSKPLER encoded by the coding sequence ATGCTTACAATGAAAGATGTTATTCGCGAAGGAGATCCTATTTTGCGCAACGTTGCAGAAGAGGTGTCATTACCGGCAAGCGAAAAAGATACAACTACCTTAAAAGAAATGATTGAATTTGTAATAAATAGCCAAGATCCTGAAATGGCTGAAAAATATAGTTTACGCCCTGGAATCGGATTAGCGGCTCCGCAAATCGGTGTTTCAAAAAAAATGATTGCAGTTCATGTAACCGATGCGGACGGTACATTATATAGCCATGCATTATTCAATCCAAAAATCATTAGCCATTCTGTTGAACGTACATATTTACAGGGTGGTGAAGGCTGTCTATCTGTAGACCGCGAAGTACCTGGTTATGTTCCTCGTTATACAAGAATTACAGTAAAAGCGACTTCTATTAACGGAGAAGAAGTAAAATTACGTTTAAAAGGTTTACCAGCAATCGTATTCCAGCACGAGATTGACCATTTAAATGGTGTTATGTTCTATGACCATATCAATAAAGAAAATCCTTTTGCCGCTCCTGATGATTCAAAACCTTTAGAGCGCTAA
- a CDS encoding Cof-type HAD-IIB family hydrolase, with product MNDKIVFFDIDGTLLDHDKKIPQSTRDAVRHLQEKGVHVAIATGRAPFMFEDIRKELNIHNYVSFNGQYVVFEDEVVFNNPLHPAALHKFTQFAKQEGYPLVYLDHQEMRATVEYHDYVKEGFGSLQFEHPAYEPDFYEKRDIYQTLLFCEVNEEEKFINQYPDFHFIRWHAYSMDIIPNGGSKAKGIEKFIEKLGFSREQVYAFGDGLNDLEMIEAVGTGIVMGNGHEDLKKLANHVTKDVSEDGIYHGLKWAGLL from the coding sequence ATGAATGATAAAATTGTCTTTTTTGATATTGATGGAACATTATTAGATCACGATAAAAAAATTCCGCAATCTACACGAGATGCAGTAAGACATTTGCAGGAAAAAGGGGTGCATGTAGCAATTGCGACAGGACGCGCACCGTTTATGTTTGAAGATATTCGTAAGGAACTCAATATACATAATTATGTTAGTTTTAATGGACAGTATGTTGTCTTTGAAGATGAAGTAGTATTTAATAATCCGTTACACCCAGCTGCCTTGCATAAGTTTACTCAGTTTGCAAAACAAGAAGGATATCCACTTGTATATCTTGACCATCAAGAAATGAGAGCGACAGTGGAATATCATGATTATGTGAAAGAAGGTTTTGGAAGCTTGCAGTTCGAGCATCCGGCATATGAACCTGATTTTTACGAAAAACGCGATATTTATCAAACGCTTCTTTTTTGTGAAGTAAATGAAGAGGAAAAGTTTATTAATCAATATCCAGATTTTCATTTTATTCGTTGGCATGCGTATTCAATGGATATCATTCCTAATGGTGGTTCTAAGGCAAAAGGGATTGAGAAGTTCATTGAAAAATTAGGATTTAGCCGTGAACAAGTGTATGCATTTGGGGATGGTTTAAACGATTTAGAAATGATTGAAGCAGTTGGGACAGGCATTGTGATGGGGAATGGTCATGAAGATTTGAAAAAACTTGCAAATCATGTGACAAAGGATGTAAGTGAAGACGGTATATATCATGGATTAAAATGGGCTGGCTTGTTATAA
- a CDS encoding DNA-dependent RNA polymerase subunit epsilon, which yields MIFKVFYQEKLTEVPVRENTKVVYLEATSEKDVRKKLNKFAYNIEFVQSVTGAHLEYEKQNADLVLAEIV from the coding sequence ATGATTTTTAAAGTATTTTATCAAGAAAAATTAACTGAGGTCCCAGTACGTGAAAATACAAAAGTTGTATATTTAGAGGCTACGTCTGAAAAGGATGTTCGTAAAAAATTAAATAAGTTCGCATATAATATCGAGTTTGTTCAGTCTGTTACTGGCGCTCATCTTGAATATGAAAAACAAAACGCTGATTTAGTATTAGCGGAGATTGTATAG